A region from the Acanthopagrus latus isolate v.2019 chromosome 8, fAcaLat1.1, whole genome shotgun sequence genome encodes:
- the parp16 gene encoding protein mono-ADP-ribosyltransferase PARP16, with product MQPPLPPEAVRELVCSCLHRDPVAADLRCSLFVAAAQSYKRDSLLRPFPPRYISDDNKDFDELLADVKSLPSVRELVRLRPREGDHHLALTHWILSSKSFAVKTLQKEEYAKLCNLTENEGISTPVPDFLFELEYCDQLNARFEKTRADRDVFYAFHGSRLENFHSIIHNGLHCHLNKNSVFGEGTYLTSDLSMAVLYSPHSSGWRESLLGPLLSCVALCEVIDHPDVKCQVKKKDSEIIDQQRSRAKNSEGGDVPQKYFVVTNNQLLRVKYLLVYSQRRHLSRHSRSTSWLLRHHFAIMMSLYLLLLIFIGAFNSTAFVSFWNRLFR from the exons ATGCAGCCACCGCTCCCACCTGAGGCGGTCAGAGAGCTGGTGTGCTCCTGCCTGCACAGAGACCCAGTAGCAGCAGACCTCCGCTGCAGCCTGTTTGTTGCTGCCGCACAGAGCTACAAGAGAGACTCTTTGCTCAGACCTTTTCCTCCTCGATATATAAGTGATGACAACAAGGACTTTGATGAGCTG TTGGCAGATGTGAAGTCGCTGCCTAGCGTGAGAGAGTTGGTGAGACTACGACCCAGAGAAGGAGATCATCACCTGGCTCTCACACACTGGATTCTCTCTTCAAAGAGCTTTGCTGTGAAGACACTACAGAAAGAAGAG TATGCCAAACTTTGTAACCTGACGGAGAATGAAGGGATTTCTACGCCCGTGCCAGACTTCCTGTTTGAGCTGGAATATTGTGATCAGTTGAACGCCAGATTTGAGAAGACGAGGGCAGACAGAGACGTCTTCTATGCATTCCACGGGAGCCGCCTGGAGAACTTTCACTCTATCATTCACAATGGCCTGCACTGTCACCTCAACAAG AACTCAGTGTTTGGAGAGGGGACCTACCTCACCAGTGACCTCAGCATGGCTGTCCTCTACAGTCCGCACAGCAGCGGCTGGCGAGAAAGCCTCCTGGGTCCACTGCTCAGCTGTGTTGCCTTGTGCGAAGTCATCGATCACCCAGATGTTAAGTgccaggtgaaaaaaaaag ATTCTGAAATCATTGACCAACAGCGCTCAAGAGCAAAGAACAGTGAAGGAGGGGATGTACCGCAGAAGTACTTTGTAGTTACCAACAATCAGCTTTTGCGCGTCAAGTACCTGCTTGTTTACTCTCAGAGGAGGCACCTGTCCAG ACATTCCCGCAGCACCTCGTGGCTCCTCAGACACCATTTTGCCATCATGATGAGTCTCTACCTTCTGCTGCTCATATTTATCGGTGCCTTTAACTCCACCGCCTTCGTATCCTTTTGGAATCGACTGTTCAGGTGA